The following coding sequences are from one Salvelinus alpinus unplaced genomic scaffold, SLU_Salpinus.1 scaffold_56, whole genome shotgun sequence window:
- the LOC139567152 gene encoding uncharacterized protein yields the protein MYKRDTQLFDVTLSPREDTFTQRRHFHPEKTLSPREDTFSQRRHFLPEKTHSTREDTFSQRRHILPEKTLSPREDTFSQRRHVLPEKTHSPREDTFSQRRHILPEKTHSPREDTFSQRRHFLPEKTHSPREDTFSQRRHILPEKTHSPREDTFTQRRHSRTEEELNIADTCLQRHKMASKYITEIAISTSPEKEKELHGQGYQKTNVNLNQGNSSTTKVYIWFRNGSGEPITRVQFSFTDKMKEDLKKAGFTELPANLNSGTHGDVIQLWYHSGASPKYDIPIEDLFLTTDENKEAAQFKLGWERLPCNLNRGNPGDFITLWLKRKSETYICDVAATTSVQQHMNLFKEGYIRMDEDLNRGSGGNPIFLWYRQSTEMGGGITGMDASINHAQDSILQNAGFTVVNVNLNDGTSGQPVMVWFKKVGSLPIKALTVTSNNKDVCPYKEAGLILIDKNLNTGNNGMPLYLWYGK from the exons ATGTATAAAAGAGACACTCAGCTCTTCGATGtgacactttctcccagagaagacactttcacccagagaagacactttcacccagagaagacactttctcccagagaagacactttctcccagagaagacactttctcccagagaagacacattctaccagagaagacactttctcccagagaagacacattctcccagagaagacactttctcccagagaagacactttctcccagagaagacacgttctcccagagaagacacattctcccagagaagacacattctcccagagaagacacattctcccagagaagacacattctcccagagaagacacattctcccagagaagacactttctcccagagaagacacattctcccagagaagacacattctcccagagaagacacattctcccagagaagacacattctcccagagaagacacgtTCACCCAGAGAAGACACTCCAGAACAGAGGAAGAACTCAACATCGCAG ACACTTGTCTCCAACGACACAAAATGGcttctaaatacatcacagaaATTGCAATCTCCACTAGCCCTGAAAAGGAGAAAGAGCTTCATGGCCAAGGCTATCAAAAGACAAATGTCAACCTCAACCAAGGCAATTCATCCACCACTAAAGTTTACATCTGGTTCAGAAATGGCAGTGGTGAACCCATCACCAGAGTCCAGTTTTCATTCACTGATAAAATGAAAGAGGACCTGAAAAAAGCAGGGTTCACTGAGCTCCCAGCAAACCTCAACTCTGGAACACACGGAGACGTCATCCAGCTGTGGTACCATAGTGGTGCAAGCCCTAAGTACGACATTCCCATTGAAGATCTCTTCCTCACCACTGATGAGAACAAAGAGGCCGCTCAATTCAAGCTCGGCTGGGAAAGGCTACCTTGCAATCTGAACCGCGGTAACCCAGGAGATTTCATCACCCTCTGGttgaagagaaagagtgagaccTACATCTGTGACGTTGCTGCCACCACCTCAGTTCAACAACACATGAACCTTTTCAAAGAGGGCTACATCCGGATGGATGAAGATCTCAACAGAGGTTCTGGAGGAAACCCCATCTTCCTCTGGTACCGTCAATCCACTGAAATGGGCGGCGGGATCACCGGGATGGATGCATCCATCAACCATGCACAGGATTCCATCCTACAGAACGCTGGTTTCACCGTGGTGAATGTTAACCTCAATGATGGAACAAGCGGTCAGCCAGTGATGGTCTGGTTCAAGAAAGTTGGATCTCTCCCGATCAAGGCCTTGACCGTTACATCCAACAACAAGGATGTTTGTCCTTATAAGGAGGCCGGCTTGATCCTCATCGATAAAAATCTGAATACTGGCAACAATGGTATGCCCCTCTACCTCTGGTATGGCAAATAA